The nucleotide window GTATTTGGCGGCACTCATTCGTGCCCCAGTTGATAACGCGTAAACCGCCGGATAGCCATGTTCTCGCCGATCTTGGCGATTTTCTGCGCCAGCAGGTCCTTGATCGTGACCGTGGGATCCTTGATAAAGGCCTGCTCCAACAAGCAGCTCTCCTGGTAGAACTTTTCGAGCTTGCCGTCGACGATCTTGGCCCAGGCCGGTTCCGGCTTGCCCATTTCCTTGGCCTGCGCCAGGTATATCTGCTTCTCTTTCTCGACGACGGACGCCGGAATATCCTCGCGCTTCACGAAGGAGGGATTGGATGCGGCGATCTGCAACGCCAGATCCCGGACGAAGGACTGAAACTCGTCGTTCCGCGCCACGAAGTCCGTTTCGCAATTGACTTCGACCAAGACCCCGATCCGGCTGCCCGGATGGATGTACGAGGAAATGATGCCCTCGTTCGTCTCCCGCCCGGCCTTCTTCTGGGCCGCGGCCAGGCCCTTCTGCCGAAGGTGCTCAATGGCTTTTTCGATGTCGTCGCCGGATTCGACCAACGCCTTCTGGCAATCCAGGATGCCGGCGCCGGTTTTCTCCCGCAGCTCTTTCACTAACGTCGCATTGCCTGCCATGCCGTTCGCGCTCCCCTTGGTAATCGTCACACAGTGACAGTCGGCCCGACGCCGGACCCGTTACGAAGCCGGAACGGCTTCCATCACCATCCCGGTCGCCTTGCGCACCTCTCCCTGGGCCTCGGGCTTCTCGCCCTCCTCGCGCTGCGCACGCAGGTGCGCGCCCTCGACACAGGCGTCTGC belongs to Nitrospirota bacterium and includes:
- the tsf gene encoding translation elongation factor Ts, which produces MAGNATLVKELREKTGAGILDCQKALVESGDDIEKAIEHLRQKGLAAAQKKAGRETNEGIISSYIHPGSRIGVLVEVNCETDFVARNDEFQSFVRDLALQIAASNPSFVKREDIPASVVEKEKQIYLAQAKEMGKPEPAWAKIVDGKLEKFYQESCLLEQAFIKDPTVTIKDLLAQKIAKIGENMAIRRFTRYQLGHE